In the Verrucomicrobiia bacterium genome, one interval contains:
- a CDS encoding discoidin domain-containing protein, with protein MKILLDACAPRPLRIAKGRFVLHTCGPPMEPRLKSIRWLACLCLGMSGMGACGAAGKEQAVSLAGQWRFEIADTNAQEFSRELPGAIHLPGTMDDAGLGPRNSKAPTLEGPYRLYDYAGPAWYQRDIEIPATWQAQRVTLFLERVRWVTRVWLDSRFIGTQDSLIAPHFYDLGTGITRGKHRLTICVDNTVKINLGPFVSALFGGTWGNMNGIIGRIELRATPPIWIDDLQVYPHLATKTVTVKGRIGNESGKAGQGALDLRLQFRGNTQATPVHEIQAAWGSAGGPFTVDLPIAEAGPVHYWDEFAPGLYELQANLNHGADIKSTTFGYREFAAQGTQFTMNGRPVFLRGTLECSVFPLTGYPPTEPEAWQKIFKTIKTYGLNFMRFHSWCPPEAAFQAADAEGIMLQVEGPQANVQAGTDPVRDAFIEAEFKRIVDTYGNHPSFCTMTLGNEYGGKADLLARWVGMLIDRDPRHLYSSASAAQTTPNRQWTESAAGRGIQGPGTERDLRDVVAGDTHPTVGHEIGQWMFFPDFNETKKYTGVMATKNFELIRQDMQNKHLLELAPKFVRASGRFAVRLYKEEIEVLLRTPGYAGFSLLDLHDYPNQGTALVGPLDPFWDSKGFIAPKSFRQFCGPTVPLLRLPKRTYTTDEPFEAEADLAHYGAADIAHAQPVWTIKHTQGRELASGRLPAITAPTGRLTSLGVIRASLAKAAAPAKLNVSLALEGTPFANDWDIWVYPAKTNLQPPANVAVCEQWESAKAALAQGKRVVFFATSANPAESMRGRFLPVFWSPVWFPNQKPNTMGLLCEPTHPLFAQFPTDSHSDWQWYDLMQHSRVFVLDDAPSGLWPILTVIDNFARNHKLGIIFEARAGAGQLLACGFDLPSLSKDPAARQLLAGLYAYAGSAAFNPAQDLSETWLDKLFVPKFSNNLQALGAKIRADSAEPDYPADNAIDGDADTLWHTPWGESATPFPHHLIIELPKPARITGLTCLPRQDNNHNGWIKDYAVYASADGQGWGRPIAQGAFERNDNLHRIKFVQPMETRFLKFVALSSFDPTAPFASLAELFLTTE; from the coding sequence GTGAAGATTCTGCTCGATGCGTGCGCGCCCCGGCCGTTGCGCATTGCGAAGGGACGTTTTGTCTTGCACACTTGCGGGCCACCGATGGAACCGCGTCTCAAATCGATTCGATGGCTTGCTTGTTTGTGTCTGGGGATGAGCGGCATGGGCGCTTGCGGGGCGGCTGGGAAGGAACAGGCTGTTTCCCTGGCCGGCCAGTGGCGGTTTGAAATCGCCGATACGAATGCGCAGGAGTTCAGCCGTGAACTGCCAGGCGCCATTCATCTGCCGGGAACCATGGATGACGCCGGGCTCGGCCCCAGGAATTCCAAAGCCCCCACTCTGGAAGGCCCTTACCGGCTCTATGACTATGCCGGGCCGGCGTGGTATCAACGAGACATCGAAATCCCGGCCACGTGGCAGGCACAGCGCGTGACACTGTTCCTCGAACGGGTGCGCTGGGTCACGCGTGTGTGGCTCGATAGCAGATTCATCGGCACACAGGACAGCCTGATCGCCCCGCACTTTTACGATCTGGGGACGGGTATTACTCGGGGCAAACATCGCCTGACCATTTGCGTCGATAACACCGTCAAAATTAACCTGGGCCCCTTTGTGTCCGCCCTTTTCGGCGGAACATGGGGCAATATGAACGGCATCATTGGGCGCATCGAACTGAGAGCGACACCGCCAATCTGGATAGACGACTTGCAGGTCTATCCGCACCTGGCGACAAAGACCGTCACTGTCAAAGGGAGGATTGGGAATGAAAGTGGCAAGGCCGGCCAGGGGGCGCTCGATTTGAGGCTGCAGTTCCGGGGTAACACTCAGGCTACGCCTGTTCACGAGATACAGGCTGCCTGGGGATCGGCTGGCGGCCCCTTCACGGTGGACCTGCCCATTGCCGAGGCCGGACCGGTTCATTATTGGGACGAATTTGCTCCTGGCCTGTACGAACTGCAGGCTAACCTGAACCATGGCGCGGATATAAAATCCACGACCTTTGGCTATCGGGAGTTTGCGGCGCAAGGGACGCAATTCACCATGAATGGCCGGCCCGTGTTTCTGCGCGGCACCCTGGAATGCTCGGTTTTCCCATTGACCGGCTATCCCCCAACGGAGCCGGAGGCATGGCAGAAGATTTTCAAGACCATCAAAACCTACGGTCTGAATTTCATGCGGTTTCACTCGTGGTGCCCGCCCGAGGCGGCGTTCCAAGCGGCTGACGCCGAAGGCATCATGCTCCAGGTCGAAGGGCCGCAGGCCAATGTCCAGGCCGGCACAGACCCGGTCCGCGACGCGTTTATCGAGGCAGAGTTCAAGCGCATCGTCGATACCTACGGCAATCACCCGTCGTTCTGCACCATGACATTGGGGAACGAATACGGTGGCAAAGCCGACTTGCTGGCGCGTTGGGTCGGCATGTTAATCGACCGTGATCCACGCCACCTCTATTCGTCGGCTTCGGCGGCGCAAACCACGCCAAACCGGCAGTGGACTGAGAGCGCCGCCGGACGCGGCATCCAGGGACCGGGCACTGAGCGCGATTTGCGCGACGTGGTGGCCGGCGATACCCACCCCACAGTCGGCCACGAAATCGGGCAATGGATGTTTTTCCCCGATTTCAACGAGACGAAGAAATACACCGGCGTCATGGCGACGAAGAATTTCGAACTGATCCGCCAGGACATGCAAAACAAGCACCTGCTGGAGTTGGCGCCGAAGTTCGTCCGGGCCTCGGGCCGGTTCGCGGTGCGGCTGTACAAAGAGGAAATCGAAGTCCTGCTTCGCACGCCGGGTTACGCAGGATTTTCGCTGCTCGACTTGCACGATTATCCCAACCAAGGCACGGCGCTGGTCGGGCCGTTGGACCCGTTCTGGGATTCCAAAGGCTTTATTGCGCCGAAATCTTTTCGTCAATTCTGCGGCCCCACTGTCCCGCTGCTGCGCCTGCCCAAGCGGACCTACACGACAGATGAACCTTTCGAGGCCGAGGCTGACCTGGCGCACTACGGCGCCGCTGACATTGCCCATGCCCAACCGGTCTGGACGATTAAGCACACCCAGGGCCGCGAGCTGGCCTCCGGCAGACTGCCGGCCATAACCGCGCCGACTGGCCGATTGACCTCGCTGGGCGTTATCCGCGCATCGCTGGCCAAGGCCGCTGCGCCTGCAAAGCTCAACGTGTCCCTCGCTCTCGAAGGCACCCCGTTCGCCAACGACTGGGATATTTGGGTTTACCCGGCCAAGACCAACCTTCAGCCGCCCGCGAACGTCGCCGTGTGCGAACAATGGGAATCCGCCAAAGCGGCGCTGGCGCAGGGAAAGCGTGTTGTGTTCTTCGCGACGTCGGCCAATCCGGCGGAATCCATGCGCGGCAGGTTTTTACCGGTGTTCTGGAGCCCGGTGTGGTTTCCGAACCAAAAGCCCAACACCATGGGCCTGCTGTGCGAGCCGACGCACCCCTTGTTCGCGCAGTTCCCAACCGATTCTCACAGTGACTGGCAATGGTACGACTTGATGCAGCACTCGCGGGTCTTTGTGCTCGATGACGCGCCTTCTGGTCTTTGGCCTATCCTCACAGTAATCGACAACTTTGCCCGCAACCACAAACTGGGGATAATCTTCGAAGCCCGCGCCGGTGCCGGCCAGTTGCTGGCGTGCGGATTCGATTTACCCTCGTTGTCCAAAGACCCTGCCGCGCGGCAATTGCTCGCCGGCCTTTACGCCTACGCCGGTTCCGCAGCATTCAATCCGGCCCAGGACCTGAGCGAGACTTGGCTGGACAAGCTGTTCGTGCCCAAGTTCTCAAATAACCTTCAGGCATTGGGCGCCAAAATCCGCGCGGACAGCGCCGAGCCGGATTATCCTGCTGACAATGCAATCGACGGGGATGCAGACACGCTGTGGCACACGCCTTGGGGAGAGTCGGCGACACCATTCCCGCATCACCTCATTATTGAA
- a CDS encoding NAD-dependent epimerase/dehydratase family protein — MRILITGICGFVGQVLARALAEQLPGLELCGLDNLIRPGSEQNRRSLAKLVKFFHADVRSASDMEGLPPADWVLDAAANASVLAGMEHPGASRQLVEHNLDGTINLLEYCRRHQAGLILLSTSRVYSIEPLASLEMVVQNSAFQPRPEQAWPAGCSTRGIVESFSTQPPLSLYGSTKLASEILALEYGAAFGLPVWINRCGVLAGAGQFGRADQGIFSYWIHAYAARRPLKYIGFDGQGCQVRDCLHPSDLAPVLARQMRSPSSRPEPPLHFGGGIENSMSLAQLSDWCSRRFGPHPIDADPKPRPFDLPWVVLDSGAAAKRWGWRPQHKLPAILEEIAGHAEALPDWLDLTS; from the coding sequence ATGAGAATTCTGATTACGGGCATCTGTGGATTTGTTGGCCAGGTCTTAGCTCGCGCTCTGGCCGAACAGTTGCCAGGGCTGGAATTGTGCGGTTTGGATAATCTGATCCGCCCCGGCAGCGAACAGAACCGGCGTTCGCTGGCCAAACTGGTGAAATTCTTCCACGCCGACGTGCGCAGCGCGTCGGACATGGAAGGCCTGCCTCCCGCCGACTGGGTGCTGGATGCGGCTGCCAACGCCAGTGTCCTGGCGGGGATGGAACATCCAGGCGCCAGCCGGCAATTGGTCGAGCACAACCTGGACGGCACGATCAACTTGCTCGAGTATTGCCGCCGGCACCAGGCTGGGCTCATCCTGCTGAGCACCAGCCGAGTCTATTCCATTGAGCCCTTGGCCTCGCTGGAAATGGTTGTTCAGAACAGCGCCTTCCAACCTCGGCCCGAACAGGCCTGGCCGGCGGGCTGTTCTACCAGAGGCATTGTCGAAAGCTTTTCCACCCAACCGCCCCTCTCCCTGTACGGCAGCACCAAACTGGCTTCGGAAATCCTGGCGCTGGAGTATGGAGCAGCCTTCGGCCTGCCCGTTTGGATCAATCGCTGCGGCGTTCTGGCCGGAGCCGGCCAATTCGGGCGCGCTGACCAGGGGATTTTCTCTTATTGGATTCATGCCTATGCAGCGCGCCGCCCGCTCAAGTACATCGGTTTTGACGGCCAAGGATGCCAAGTTCGCGATTGCCTCCACCCATCAGACCTGGCCCCGGTTCTCGCGCGGCAAATGCGCTCGCCCTCCTCACGGCCTGAGCCGCCACTACATTTTGGGGGCGGCATTGAAAACAGCATGTCCCTTGCCCAACTGAGCGATTGGTGCAGCCGCCGGTTCGGCCCCCATCCTATCGATGCCGACCCCAAGCCGCGGCCATTCGATCTGCCGTGGGTGGTGCTCGATTCGGGCGCGGCGGCAAAAAGATGGGGCTGGCGGCCACAACACAAATTGCCCGCCATCCTTGAAGAAATCGCAGGGCACGCCGAGGCGCTCCCGGATTGGCTCGACCTGACCTCATGA
- a CDS encoding MBL fold metallo-hydrolase, with the protein MRELVAETRRPILEPKIIPAPELWSSQALTAAWLGHATVLLNFYGVTILTDPALLRRVGANTRIGTIGARRLIAPALKPQQLPPIDLVLLSHAHMDHMDLATIADLPGHPQAVTAHATDDLLAGTRLQTPIPLRWGEQTRLRTRNGCVQVRAFEVNHWGARWRYDKFRGYNGYIVQREGKRIIFGGDTAWTDSFRSLRSKGPFELAIMPIGAYQPWICSHCTPEQAVRMANDAGAEHLLPIHFKTFPLGREGVVEPLERLQAALEPERLGWRDVGETFVTLAG; encoded by the coding sequence GTGCGCGAGCTGGTCGCCGAAACCCGCCGGCCCATTCTCGAACCCAAGATCATCCCCGCGCCCGAGTTGTGGTCGAGCCAAGCCCTCACGGCAGCCTGGCTGGGACACGCCACGGTGCTTCTGAACTTTTATGGCGTGACCATTCTGACCGACCCTGCCCTGCTGCGACGGGTGGGGGCCAATACCCGCATTGGAACCATCGGCGCGCGGCGCTTGATTGCGCCGGCCCTCAAACCGCAGCAGTTGCCGCCCATTGATTTGGTATTGTTGTCCCACGCCCATATGGACCACATGGACTTGGCCACCATTGCCGATTTGCCCGGCCATCCCCAAGCCGTAACGGCGCACGCCACCGACGACCTGCTCGCTGGAACCCGGCTCCAAACACCCATTCCACTCCGTTGGGGCGAGCAAACCCGGCTCAGGACCCGCAACGGGTGTGTGCAGGTGCGCGCCTTCGAGGTCAACCATTGGGGCGCCCGCTGGCGTTACGACAAATTCCGCGGCTACAACGGCTATATCGTCCAGCGCGAAGGGAAGAGGATTATTTTTGGCGGCGACACAGCCTGGACCGATTCTTTTCGTTCGCTACGTTCTAAAGGGCCATTCGAGCTGGCCATCATGCCGATTGGCGCGTACCAGCCGTGGATTTGCTCCCATTGCACACCGGAGCAAGCCGTGCGAATGGCCAATGATGCGGGCGCTGAGCATCTACTGCCCATTCACTTCAAGACGTTCCCCCTTGGTCGCGAAGGGGTGGTCGAACCGCTTGAACGGCTCCAGGCCGCGCTCGAACCGGAGCGGCTGGGCTGGCGCGACGTCGGTGAGACATTCGTGACGCTCGCAGGGTGA
- a CDS encoding tetratricopeptide repeat protein, protein MFAIGLMSALALGSASPGNNFSLSSTKVAGTNAIATNAATGAAESKEAVERQFKELMAQDDDAQTEVDRWIQENAQFASKGAGVPAEELRQRILQRLEPVGKAYQDFIQRHPKFSTARIAYASFLGDTKDEDSAQDQLEKALELDTNNPAIYNNLANIYGHHGPVKKAFEYYAKAIELNPLEPVYYHNFGTTVFLFRQDAKEYFALNEDQVFAKAFQLYSNSMRLDPQNFPLLSDVAQSYYGLQPVPIDKALNAWTNALKIAHDEIEREGVYIHFARLKIMARRFAEARSHLDAITNDVYLDLKKRLARNLEQRQAEANGTNALKAQIPTAQTTKSQETSNSKPH, encoded by the coding sequence ATGTTCGCGATTGGTTTGATGAGCGCCCTGGCATTAGGCAGCGCGAGCCCAGGGAACAACTTTTCCCTTAGCTCCACAAAAGTGGCCGGGACGAACGCCATAGCCACAAATGCCGCTACCGGGGCGGCCGAATCCAAAGAGGCTGTGGAACGCCAGTTCAAGGAATTGATGGCCCAGGATGATGACGCCCAGACCGAAGTGGACCGGTGGATTCAAGAGAACGCTCAGTTTGCGTCCAAAGGGGCCGGCGTTCCGGCGGAGGAATTGAGGCAACGTATCCTGCAACGGCTCGAACCGGTCGGCAAGGCCTACCAGGATTTCATTCAGCGGCATCCTAAATTCTCCACCGCGCGCATCGCCTATGCCAGTTTTCTGGGGGACACTAAGGACGAAGACAGCGCCCAGGACCAGTTGGAAAAGGCGCTCGAACTGGATACGAATAACCCGGCGATTTATAATAACCTGGCCAACATCTACGGACATCATGGGCCGGTCAAGAAGGCCTTCGAATATTACGCCAAGGCCATTGAACTCAACCCCCTCGAACCGGTCTATTATCACAACTTCGGCACCACAGTTTTCCTGTTCCGGCAGGATGCCAAGGAATATTTTGCGCTCAACGAGGACCAAGTCTTCGCGAAGGCATTCCAGCTTTATAGCAATTCAATGCGGCTGGACCCGCAGAATTTTCCGTTGCTTTCTGATGTGGCCCAAAGTTATTACGGCCTTCAACCCGTGCCGATTGATAAGGCCCTGAACGCCTGGACCAATGCCCTGAAAATCGCCCACGACGAAATCGAGCGCGAAGGGGTCTATATCCATTTTGCGCGGCTAAAGATCATGGCGCGCCGGTTCGCCGAGGCGCGCTCTCACCTCGATGCCATCACTAACGATGTGTACTTGGACCTTAAGAAGCGCCTGGCGCGGAATCTGGAACAACGACAAGCCGAAGCGAACGGCACAAACGCGCTCAAGGCTCAAATTCCAACCGCTCAAACGACAAAGTCCCAGGAGACTTCGAACTCCAAACCCCATTAA
- the ltrA gene encoding group II intron reverse transcriptase/maturase has product MSLITPETVWQLQEALHAKAKREPACRFHSLYDKLYRKDVLWHAWRCCRANGGAPGVDGVSFRQIEQEGVNGWLEELAKELQEKTYRPQAVRRVWIPKPGTDKQRPLGVPCIKDRVVEMAAVIVLEPIFEADLPEEQYGYRHGRSAHDAIRNIHGLLNQGHREVVDCDLSGYFDSIPHAQLMKSVARRVSDGAMLALIKAWLQTPVEEDDGHGGKRRTTVAKDSGRGTPQGAPISPLLSNLYMRRFVLGWKKLGWEQKLQARLVVYADDFVILCRSNAAEAKKQMQAIMSTLNLTVNEQKTRICRVPQESFDFLGYTIGRCYSPKDGRAFIGTRPSRKRIGAICQAISQMTQPSFYWKPVEAMVEDLNRTLRGWVNYFCLGAVSRAYRAVDNHARHRLRQWLNGKHRSQGVPSVRYAPLYLHRDLGLLRLAPLTGNRSCANA; this is encoded by the coding sequence GTGAGCCTAATAACTCCGGAAACTGTCTGGCAGCTTCAGGAAGCGTTGCATGCTAAAGCGAAGAGAGAGCCGGCCTGCCGGTTTCATAGTCTCTATGACAAACTGTATCGAAAGGACGTGCTCTGGCACGCCTGGAGGTGCTGCCGTGCCAACGGCGGCGCACCCGGAGTGGACGGAGTGAGTTTTCGGCAGATTGAGCAGGAGGGTGTGAACGGCTGGCTGGAAGAACTGGCAAAGGAATTGCAGGAAAAAACCTATCGGCCACAAGCAGTGCGGCGGGTTTGGATACCCAAGCCCGGAACCGACAAGCAGAGGCCTTTAGGAGTACCCTGCATCAAAGATCGGGTAGTAGAGATGGCAGCGGTCATCGTGCTGGAACCGATCTTTGAGGCGGACCTGCCCGAGGAACAATATGGGTATCGACACGGGCGCAGCGCTCATGACGCCATCCGTAATATCCATGGGCTGCTCAACCAGGGACACCGTGAGGTTGTCGATTGCGACCTGAGCGGCTACTTCGATTCCATTCCCCACGCGCAATTAATGAAGAGTGTGGCACGGCGCGTGAGCGACGGGGCCATGCTGGCATTGATAAAAGCGTGGTTGCAGACGCCGGTAGAAGAGGACGACGGACACGGCGGCAAACGCCGCACGACCGTGGCTAAGGACAGCGGAAGAGGAACTCCACAAGGGGCACCGATTTCGCCGTTGCTGAGCAACCTCTATATGCGGCGGTTTGTACTGGGATGGAAGAAACTGGGATGGGAACAAAAGCTGCAAGCGCGCCTGGTGGTCTATGCAGATGACTTCGTCATCCTCTGCCGCAGCAATGCGGCAGAGGCCAAGAAGCAGATGCAAGCCATCATGAGCACGCTCAACTTGACGGTCAATGAACAGAAGACGCGCATCTGTCGGGTGCCCCAGGAGAGCTTTGATTTCCTGGGATACACCATCGGCCGGTGTTACTCGCCCAAGGATGGCCGTGCCTTTATCGGCACGCGTCCCTCCCGCAAGCGAATCGGCGCCATCTGCCAAGCCATCAGCCAAATGACTCAACCGAGCTTCTATTGGAAGCCGGTGGAGGCAATGGTTGAGGATCTCAATCGAACCTTACGCGGCTGGGTAAATTACTTCTGCCTGGGCGCGGTCAGCCGAGCCTATCGAGCGGTGGATAACCATGCCCGACATCGGCTGCGTCAGTGGTTGAACGGCAAGCATCGGAGTCAGGGCGTGCCTTCCGTGCGCTACGCTCCCCTGTATCTGCACCGGGACCTGGGTTTGCTCAGACTGGCACCCCTGACCGGCAACCGCTCGTGTGCGAACGCATGA
- a CDS encoding PepSY-like domain-containing protein, with the protein MKKCAISLLAASALLVGCNQSVQTASDQFNALPSAVQKTARAQAPNAEITSVTQITTNGMMAYEIEFSEQGGSPKIVVGQNGTLLSSELPNRAGVIQKLLTPTGAIGTPFSALPVAAQKTIQDQAPHAEITGISRHDENGRMVYEVKFKDHTPIQVASDGALVEGTPK; encoded by the coding sequence ATGAAGAAATGTGCAATCAGTCTCCTGGCCGCGTCTGCCCTGCTGGTAGGCTGCAACCAGAGCGTCCAAACGGCATCAGACCAATTCAACGCGCTGCCCTCGGCGGTGCAGAAAACCGCTCGGGCCCAGGCGCCCAACGCGGAAATCACCAGCGTGACGCAAATCACTACGAATGGCATGATGGCGTATGAGATTGAGTTTAGCGAGCAAGGAGGCAGTCCCAAGATTGTAGTGGGGCAGAACGGGACTCTGCTCAGCTCGGAGCTGCCGAACCGGGCCGGAGTGATCCAGAAATTGCTAACGCCCACAGGGGCCATTGGCACGCCCTTCAGCGCACTGCCGGTCGCCGCGCAAAAGACGATCCAGGACCAGGCCCCGCACGCGGAGATAACCGGGATCAGCCGCCACGACGAGAATGGGCGAATGGTCTATGAGGTGAAGTTCAAGGATCACACGCCGATTCAGGTGGCCAGCGACGGCGCATTGGTCGAGGGCACGCCGAAATAA
- a CDS encoding histidinol-phosphatase HisJ family protein, translating into MSLPVDYHMHTPLCRHAVGEPVELAEQALRVGLEEIGFSDHNPMPQDNFDEWRMNPGELDEYVTKVEQARRKYPQMRIKLALEVDFIPGYEDWVRELRARHPWDYFIGSVHYLTPPWAIDNPAQMSEWKRREPFEVWTGYFERLTQAAESGLFDIIGHADLCKKFCFYPKEDCTGLFTRFVEVAKRHDVAIELNTAGLRKDCKEIYPCPALVGLAFKAGVPITFGSDAHAPAEVGLNFAEAVHLARSAGYTHSCRFKARRRESVPL; encoded by the coding sequence ATGTCTTTACCAGTCGATTACCACATGCACACCCCCCTCTGCCGCCACGCGGTCGGCGAGCCGGTTGAATTGGCCGAGCAAGCGCTGCGGGTGGGGCTGGAGGAGATAGGGTTTTCAGACCACAACCCGATGCCTCAGGATAACTTTGACGAGTGGCGGATGAACCCAGGAGAGCTGGACGAATATGTAACCAAAGTCGAGCAGGCCCGCCGCAAGTATCCCCAGATGCGTATCAAGCTGGCCCTCGAGGTCGATTTTATACCCGGTTACGAAGACTGGGTTCGCGAGCTGCGCGCCCGGCATCCCTGGGATTACTTCATCGGCTCGGTGCATTATCTGACGCCACCCTGGGCGATTGATAACCCGGCCCAGATGTCCGAGTGGAAACGCCGCGAACCATTCGAGGTCTGGACCGGTTATTTTGAGCGATTAACACAGGCCGCTGAGTCCGGCCTGTTCGATATTATTGGCCACGCCGACTTGTGCAAAAAATTCTGCTTTTATCCCAAAGAAGATTGCACAGGGCTGTTCACCCGGTTTGTGGAGGTGGCCAAACGCCACGATGTCGCCATCGAGTTGAATACGGCCGGCCTTCGCAAGGATTGCAAGGAAATCTATCCCTGCCCGGCGCTTGTCGGGCTTGCTTTTAAAGCCGGTGTGCCGATTACCTTCGGGTCCGACGCCCATGCCCCAGCCGAGGTTGGCCTGAATTTTGCCGAAGCTGTTCACTTGGCCCGCAGCGCCGGTTATACGCACTCGTGCCGCTTCAAGGCCCGCCGCCGCGAATCGGTTCCTCTTTAG
- a CDS encoding ATP-binding protein: protein MALEHQPMSGGIKFRLAAFILTIAGMVALIAWTAQSAWRRAGELREKLTVVQLQSFQIADHFQQSILELNNRILRYGVYHHINDWRNFQEASTNLDHWIDEQRPILNTEREKTILDRINTNYDFYIAAARAIEAKVRTSGAPTTPLLEFANFEDQSQRILKLSFELAGAHRESMNVFLDESNKALSYLSFLLVTSLGLLLVAGGGLAVVVYGELIAPLRVRLVHSQELIERQEKLASLGMLAAGVAHEIRNPLTAIKAWLFIQSKHLKPGTPEHADAEIISHEVNHLERIVKDVLLFARPSEPRLAIIEADEPLRQVQTLLAPELQNADIRLVFENSVSAKIEIDSQQIQQVLINLVQNAADSIGSHGTVTLRVKTGTKRLASNVGEVVILEVSDSGKGIPPEVEKRLFDPFFTTKEDGTGLGLSIAARIVQKHGGALQYQTQMDRGTTFGIVLPRAGRPPSS, encoded by the coding sequence ATGGCATTGGAACATCAACCCATGAGCGGCGGCATCAAGTTCAGATTGGCCGCTTTTATCCTGACGATAGCGGGGATGGTCGCGCTGATCGCCTGGACGGCCCAAAGCGCGTGGAGGCGGGCCGGAGAGTTGCGTGAGAAATTGACGGTCGTGCAGTTGCAGAGCTTCCAAATCGCAGACCATTTTCAGCAAAGCATTCTGGAACTCAACAACCGGATACTGCGCTACGGGGTTTACCACCATATCAATGACTGGCGGAACTTCCAGGAAGCGAGCACCAACCTGGACCACTGGATTGATGAGCAGCGGCCCATTCTCAACACCGAACGGGAGAAAACGATCCTGGACCGGATCAATACGAACTATGACTTTTACATAGCCGCCGCGCGCGCTATAGAAGCCAAAGTGCGGACCAGCGGCGCGCCCACCACGCCGTTATTGGAATTTGCGAATTTCGAAGACCAATCGCAGAGGATTCTGAAACTGTCGTTTGAACTGGCGGGGGCGCATCGCGAATCCATGAACGTGTTCCTGGATGAATCGAACAAGGCCTTGAGTTATCTGAGTTTTTTGCTGGTGACCTCGCTGGGGTTGCTGCTGGTGGCGGGGGGCGGACTGGCCGTGGTGGTGTATGGGGAATTAATCGCGCCCCTGCGGGTCCGGCTTGTCCACAGCCAGGAGCTGATCGAGCGTCAGGAAAAGCTGGCCTCTCTGGGGATGCTCGCCGCCGGGGTAGCGCACGAAATCCGCAACCCGCTGACGGCCATCAAGGCCTGGCTGTTCATCCAAAGCAAACACCTGAAGCCGGGCACTCCGGAACATGCGGACGCCGAAATTATCAGCCATGAGGTCAACCACCTCGAACGCATCGTCAAAGATGTGCTGCTCTTTGCCCGGCCTTCCGAACCGCGCCTGGCCATCATTGAGGCCGATGAGCCCTTGCGCCAGGTCCAAACGCTGTTGGCTCCTGAATTGCAAAACGCAGACATCCGGCTGGTGTTCGAAAACTCAGTTTCCGCTAAAATCGAGATCGACTCCCAGCAAATACAGCAGGTCCTGATCAATCTGGTCCAAAACGCCGCTGATAGCATTGGGTCTCACGGGACGGTTACTTTGAGAGTCAAAACGGGGACAAAACGGCTGGCGTCAAATGTGGGTGAGGTGGTGATTCTGGAGGTGTCCGATAGCGGCAAAGGAATACCTCCGGAAGTTGAGAAACGCCTCTTTGACCCCTTCTTTACTACCAAGGAAGACGGCACCGGGCTGGGGCTTTCGATTGCCGCGCGGATTGTGCAGAAACATGGCGGCGCGTTGCAGTACCAAACCCAAATGGACCGCGGCACCACTTTTGGCATCGTCCTCCCCAGAGCCGGAAGGCCGCCCTCGAGTTGA
- a CDS encoding class I SAM-dependent methyltransferase yields MSADNVQSIYSLRFAGNRDYRRQVWQVLTAEFFQPLIRPSGAVLDLGCGYGEFINQIQAQEKYGMDLNPDSARKLDGGIRFFEQDCSKTWPLPEGKLDAVFTSNFFEHLPDKATLGLTLEQARRCLKPGGRLIAMGPNIKYLPGAYWDFWDHYLPLTEQSLCEGLVNQGFGIEQCHERFLPYTMVKSREYPVFLLRLYLKLRLAWRIFGKQFLVVAAKK; encoded by the coding sequence ATGAGCGCCGACAACGTTCAATCCATTTACAGCCTGCGCTTTGCCGGCAATCGGGATTACCGCAGGCAGGTTTGGCAGGTGCTGACAGCGGAGTTCTTCCAACCGCTGATCAGACCCTCCGGAGCCGTGCTGGACCTTGGTTGCGGTTATGGCGAATTCATCAATCAAATCCAGGCGCAAGAAAAGTACGGGATGGACTTAAACCCCGACTCCGCCCGAAAGCTGGATGGTGGTATTCGCTTTTTCGAGCAGGATTGCTCAAAAACCTGGCCATTGCCGGAGGGCAAGCTCGACGCGGTGTTTACCAGCAATTTTTTCGAACACCTGCCCGATAAAGCGACCCTGGGACTCACGCTCGAACAAGCGCGGCGGTGCCTCAAGCCGGGCGGCCGGTTGATAGCCATGGGACCCAATATCAAGTATCTCCCGGGGGCCTATTGGGATTTTTGGGACCATTATTTGCCCTTGACGGAGCAATCGCTCTGCGAGGGTCTGGTGAATCAGGGTTTTGGAATCGAGCAATGCCATGAGCGTTTTCTGCCTTACACGATGGTCAAGAGCAGGGAATACCCGGTTTTCTTGCTCAGACTCTATCTGAAGTTGCGGCTGGCCTGGCGTATTTTTGGCAAGCAGTTCCTGGTAGTGGCGGCCAAAAAATGA